One stretch of Pigmentiphaga aceris DNA includes these proteins:
- the pheS gene encoding phenylalanine--tRNA ligase subunit alpha yields the protein MSQNLDDLIQQARQAFAGAADPATLENEKARFLGKQGALTALLKGLGALTPEQKRTEGARINEAKTAIEGHLNDRRQALADAKLEARLAEETIDVTLPGRGRSVGGIHPVIQTWQRVEEIFRSIGFDVADGPEIENDWTNFTALNNPENHPARSMQDTFYVDMKDAQGLPLLLRTHTSPMQVRYARMNKPPIKVIAPGRTYRVDSDATHSPMFHQVEGLWIAEDISFADLKGVYTNFLRRFFETDDLVLRFRPSFFPFTEPSAEIDMMFTSGPNKGRWLEISGSGQVHPSVVRNFGLDPERYIGFAFGSGLERLTMLRYGVNDLRQFFEGDLRFLKQFN from the coding sequence ATGTCGCAGAATCTGGATGATCTGATCCAACAAGCCAGGCAGGCGTTCGCCGGCGCCGCCGACCCCGCCACGCTGGAAAACGAGAAGGCCCGGTTCCTCGGCAAGCAGGGCGCACTGACTGCCTTGTTGAAAGGCCTGGGCGCATTGACGCCCGAGCAAAAGCGCACCGAAGGCGCGCGCATCAACGAGGCCAAAACCGCCATCGAAGGGCACCTGAATGATCGTCGGCAAGCACTTGCCGACGCCAAGCTGGAAGCCCGTCTGGCCGAAGAAACCATTGACGTGACCTTGCCCGGTCGTGGCCGCAGCGTGGGTGGTATTCACCCCGTGATCCAGACCTGGCAGCGGGTCGAAGAGATCTTCCGCTCGATCGGTTTCGACGTGGCCGATGGCCCGGAAATCGAAAACGACTGGACCAATTTCACCGCCTTGAACAACCCGGAAAACCATCCGGCGCGTTCGATGCAGGACACCTTCTACGTCGACATGAAGGACGCGCAAGGCTTGCCGCTCTTGCTGCGCACCCACACCAGCCCGATGCAGGTGCGTTATGCGCGCATGAACAAGCCGCCGATCAAAGTGATCGCGCCGGGCCGAACCTATCGTGTCGACAGCGATGCCACGCACTCGCCGATGTTCCATCAGGTCGAAGGCCTGTGGATCGCCGAAGACATCTCGTTCGCTGACCTGAAGGGTGTCTACACCAACTTCCTGCGCCGCTTCTTCGAGACGGATGACCTGGTGCTGCGTTTCCGCCCGTCGTTCTTCCCGTTCACGGAACCGTCCGCAGAAATCGACATGATGTTCACCTCCGGTCCCAACAAGGGCCGCTGGCTGGAAATCTCGGGCTCGGGACAAGTGCATCCCAGCGTCGTGCGTAACTTCGGCCTGGACCCGGAACGTTACATCGGCTTTGCGTTCGGCTCCGGCCTGGAACGCCTGACCATGCTGCGTTATGGCGTCAATGACCTGCGCCAGTTCTTCGAGGGCGATCTTCGTTTCTTGAAGCAGTTCAACTGA
- the pheT gene encoding phenylalanine--tRNA ligase subunit beta yields MQIPESWLRSFSDPALSTDELAHRLTMAGLEVEDAAPVAPPFSGVVVAHVRELAPHPNADKLRVCQIDDGSGQLLQIVCGAPNVEVGMNVPLARVGAELPGGIKIGVAKMRGVESAGMLCSARELGLSQDHAGLMVLPADATPGQSVRDTLSLDDTVFTLKLTPNKADCLSILGVAREVSALTDAELKVPAFTPVAATIEDRLPVSVQSPDLCGRFSGRVVRGVNAHAKTPDWMVQRLERAGQRSISALVDISNYVMLELGRPSHVFDLDKVSGGLQVRWAKEGESLLLLNGQTVQLDGQVGIIADDRGVESLAGIMGGDHTAVTLDTTNVFLEAAFWWPNSIAGRARRFNFGSDASYRFERGVDFATTVEHLEYLTRLIIEICGGNAGPVDDQTLSLPARDPVQLRVARCHRVLGVPVDQAEIAQIFSRLGLAFTFDQDAAVFTVTPPSYRFDIEIEEDLIEEVARVYGFERIPDLPPVAPAAMIAQPEAQRSAHALRHATAALDYQEVINFSFVEADWEKNYAGNADPITLLNPIASQLSVMRSSLIGGLVANVQYNVNRKQPRVRVFELGRIFRRDAQVADGPLSVAGVDQPVKLAGIAYGPVVEEQWGQAARQVDFFDVKADVEALFGSRTPRFTAAQHPALHPGRSAAVEIDGKAIGWIGELHPRWVQQAELPHAPVVFELDVALLGEYGLPTLHEVSRQPVVIRDLALWVDESVSAQSLLDTVAKTIAADTELAVVRDARIFDVWRDKSLSAKEKSLAFRFWVQDTSVTLDDARVDACITKLRDALISGHGARQRA; encoded by the coding sequence ATGCAAATCCCTGAATCCTGGCTGCGGTCGTTCTCCGACCCGGCGCTTAGCACCGACGAACTGGCACACCGCCTGACCATGGCCGGCCTGGAAGTCGAAGATGCTGCCCCTGTCGCCCCGCCGTTCTCGGGTGTTGTGGTCGCGCACGTGCGCGAACTCGCCCCGCACCCGAACGCAGACAAGCTGCGCGTCTGCCAGATCGATGATGGCTCCGGCCAACTGCTGCAGATCGTCTGCGGCGCACCGAATGTCGAAGTCGGCATGAACGTGCCGCTGGCTCGTGTCGGTGCCGAACTGCCTGGCGGCATCAAGATCGGTGTCGCGAAAATGCGCGGCGTCGAATCCGCCGGCATGCTGTGCTCGGCACGTGAGCTTGGCCTGTCGCAAGACCACGCCGGCCTGATGGTGCTGCCGGCTGACGCCACACCTGGCCAATCGGTGCGTGACACGCTGTCGCTGGACGACACCGTATTCACCTTGAAGCTCACCCCGAACAAGGCTGACTGCCTGTCCATTCTGGGTGTTGCCCGTGAAGTGTCGGCATTGACCGACGCGGAACTCAAGGTCCCGGCCTTCACGCCGGTGGCTGCCACCATTGAAGACCGCCTGCCGGTATCGGTGCAGTCGCCCGACCTGTGTGGCCGTTTCAGCGGCCGCGTTGTGCGTGGCGTCAACGCCCACGCCAAGACCCCGGACTGGATGGTGCAGCGTCTGGAGCGGGCAGGGCAGCGCTCGATTTCGGCCCTGGTCGATATCTCCAACTACGTCATGCTGGAACTGGGTCGTCCCAGCCACGTGTTCGACCTGGACAAGGTCAGCGGCGGCCTGCAAGTACGTTGGGCCAAGGAAGGTGAAAGCCTGTTGCTGCTGAACGGCCAGACCGTGCAGTTGGACGGACAGGTTGGCATCATTGCCGACGACCGTGGTGTGGAATCGCTGGCGGGCATCATGGGCGGCGACCACACCGCCGTCACGCTGGACACCACCAACGTTTTCCTGGAAGCCGCTTTCTGGTGGCCGAATTCGATCGCTGGTCGCGCACGTCGCTTCAACTTCGGCAGCGACGCCAGCTACCGTTTCGAGCGTGGTGTGGACTTCGCCACCACGGTCGAACACCTGGAATACCTGACCCGCCTGATCATCGAGATCTGCGGCGGCAATGCCGGTCCGGTCGATGACCAGACGCTGAGCCTGCCCGCGCGTGATCCGGTGCAATTGCGCGTGGCGCGCTGCCATCGCGTGCTGGGCGTGCCTGTCGACCAGGCCGAGATCGCCCAGATCTTCTCGCGCCTGGGCCTGGCCTTCACCTTCGATCAAGATGCAGCGGTCTTCACGGTCACGCCGCCTTCCTATCGTTTCGACATCGAAATCGAAGAAGACCTGATCGAAGAAGTGGCCCGCGTCTACGGCTTCGAGCGTATTCCCGATCTGCCGCCGGTTGCCCCGGCCGCCATGATCGCGCAGCCGGAAGCCCAGCGCAGCGCCCACGCGCTTCGCCACGCCACCGCTGCGCTCGATTACCAGGAAGTGATCAACTTCAGCTTCGTGGAAGCCGACTGGGAAAAGAACTACGCCGGCAATGCCGACCCGATCACGTTGCTCAACCCCATCGCCAGCCAATTGTCGGTGATGCGCAGCAGCCTGATCGGCGGCCTGGTGGCCAACGTGCAGTACAACGTCAACCGCAAGCAGCCGCGCGTTCGGGTGTTCGAGCTGGGTCGCATCTTCCGCCGTGATGCACAGGTCGCTGATGGTCCGCTGTCAGTGGCGGGTGTGGATCAGCCAGTGAAGCTGGCCGGTATTGCTTACGGCCCTGTGGTTGAAGAGCAGTGGGGGCAGGCCGCTCGTCAGGTCGATTTCTTCGACGTGAAAGCCGACGTGGAAGCATTGTTCGGCAGCCGCACGCCGCGCTTCACGGCGGCACAGCATCCCGCCCTGCATCCCGGCCGTTCTGCCGCAGTCGAAATCGACGGCAAGGCAATCGGCTGGATCGGTGAACTGCACCCGCGCTGGGTGCAGCAAGCCGAACTGCCGCATGCGCCAGTGGTCTTCGAGCTGGATGTTGCCCTGCTGGGTGAATATGGTCTGCCGACCTTGCACGAAGTCTCGCGTCAGCCGGTTGTCATCCGCGATCTGGCCCTGTGGGTGGACGAATCGGTCAGCGCGCAATCGTTGCTCGATACGGTGGCCAAAACCATCGCTGCCGATACTGAGTTGGCGGTCGTCCGGGATGCACGCATTTTCGATGTTTGGCGAGATAAGTCCTTGTCAGCAAAGGAAAAAAGCCTTGCCTTCCGCTTCTGGGTGCAGGATACTTCGGTGACTCTCGACGATGCCCGAGTCGACGCTTGCATCACCAAATTGCGTGATGCATTGATCTCCGGGCATGGTGCCCGGCAACGGGCCTGA
- a CDS encoding integration host factor subunit alpha produces MPAPAAPRDDDDAHTLTKAELADLLFERVGLNKREAKDMVETFFEEIRDALERGDMVKLSGFGNFQVRDKPQRPGRNPKTGEEIPITARRVVTFHASQKLKSMVEQVALRDHQRQS; encoded by the coding sequence CTGCCTGCGCCCGCAGCTCCTCGCGACGACGATGATGCCCACACCTTGACCAAGGCTGAACTGGCTGACCTGCTCTTCGAGCGGGTTGGCCTGAACAAGCGCGAGGCCAAGGACATGGTGGAGACTTTCTTCGAAGAGATTCGCGACGCGCTTGAGCGCGGCGATATGGTCAAACTGTCTGGCTTCGGAAATTTTCAGGTCCGCGACAAGCCCCAGCGGCCTGGCCGCAACCCGAAAACCGGGGAAGAGATTCCCATCACGGCACGTCGTGTCGTGACTTTCCACGCCAGCCAGAAACTCAAGAGCATGGTCGAGCAGGTCGCCCTGCGCGATCATCAGCGTCAGTCTTGA
- a CDS encoding MerR family transcriptional regulator produces the protein MARTESSVILPPIPAKRYFTIGEVSELCGVKPHVLRYWEQEFNQLKPIKRRGNRRYYQHHEVLLIRRIRELLYEQGFTISGARNRLDDGRANRHGDTVPDDALPPINDDVVFKREEVEALRTGLTGLANYIVTALKV, from the coding sequence ATGGCGCGTACTGAATCCTCCGTTATCCTGCCGCCGATCCCGGCCAAGCGTTACTTCACGATCGGCGAAGTCAGCGAGCTGTGCGGTGTAAAGCCCCATGTGCTTCGCTACTGGGAACAGGAGTTCAACCAGCTCAAGCCTATCAAGCGACGCGGCAACCGGCGCTATTACCAGCACCACGAGGTTCTGCTGATCCGCCGGATTCGCGAGTTGCTTTATGAGCAAGGCTTCACCATCAGCGGCGCACGCAACCGCCTGGACGATGGCCGCGCCAATCGCCACGGCGATACCGTGCCCGACGATGCCTTGCCACCAATCAACGACGACGTCGTGTTCAAGCGCGAAGAAGTCGAAGCGCTGCGCACTGGCCTCACCGGATTGGCGAATTACATCGTCACCGCACTGAAAGTCTGA
- a CDS encoding DUF3606 domain-containing protein, producing MKKAVGELIHQRLFVLVFEVHSAIGKLNRNQAARMPHVGMHVAILCRWDSPARLEIRMADGTTTSTNTPGTKAKTKAKAATAERTKIDLSDADDLRFWTDKFGVTAVRIKDAVSSVGTSAIKVEQYLKK from the coding sequence TTGAAAAAAGCCGTTGGTGAATTAATTCACCAACGGCTTTTTGTATTGGTTTTTGAAGTTCATTCTGCGATTGGCAAACTGAATCGCAACCAAGCTGCACGTATGCCGCACGTCGGCATGCATGTTGCTATTCTCTGTCGCTGGGATTCCCCCGCAAGACTGGAGATACGTATGGCTGACGGCACGACCACATCCACGAACACCCCAGGCACCAAGGCCAAGACCAAGGCGAAAGCTGCCACTGCCGAACGTACCAAAATCGACCTGAGCGATGCAGACGACTTGCGTTTCTGGACAGACAAATTTGGTGTGACTGCCGTTCGGATAAAGGACGCGGTGTCGTCGGTCGGTACCTCGGCGATCAAGGTCGAGCAATACCTGAAGAAATAA
- a CDS encoding D-amino acid dehydrogenase: MKILVVGAGIIGMTTAYYLARDGHQVTVVDRADAAGAETSFANGGQLSYSFVAPLAGPGVLSKVPGWLLDRNSPLRFRPRLDPNQWRWSAAFVLACNAAKSRQTAEKLLALSFLSRDLYHELAEQEGVPFEFARSGKLVMHREAKSFDDARAQTDYQATLGCHQEVLNADQCVAIEPALADVRGEIAGGIFTRSEDSGDCRQLCESLVARLRTQGVVFRFGANVTRLITRGDQISAVEVDGDLLEADAFVLATGVDAPRLTRPLGIRPLLYGLKGYSLTYPLVPVSNAPTVSVTDLQNKVVYARIGDRLRVAGIVDMGDDNTIIRPERIATLARQTEALFPRLSASGAPTTWAGLRPATPEGVPLIGPTRVRNLWMNIGHGALGFTLATGSAHLLAGMIAGRADERAKLFKPTY, encoded by the coding sequence ATGAAAATCCTTGTCGTCGGTGCTGGCATCATTGGCATGACCACCGCCTACTATCTGGCGCGCGACGGACACCAGGTCACGGTTGTCGATCGGGCCGACGCGGCAGGAGCAGAAACCAGCTTTGCCAACGGTGGCCAACTGAGCTACAGCTTTGTGGCCCCGCTTGCCGGGCCGGGTGTCCTGAGCAAGGTGCCGGGCTGGCTGCTGGATCGCAATTCCCCGCTGCGCTTCCGCCCTCGCCTGGACCCGAATCAGTGGCGCTGGAGCGCGGCTTTTGTGCTTGCGTGCAATGCGGCAAAAAGCCGCCAGACGGCTGAAAAATTGCTGGCCTTGTCGTTCTTGAGCCGTGACCTGTATCACGAGCTGGCAGAGCAGGAAGGCGTGCCCTTCGAGTTTGCGCGCAGCGGCAAACTGGTGATGCACCGTGAGGCCAAGTCGTTTGACGATGCGCGCGCACAGACTGACTACCAAGCCACGCTGGGCTGCCACCAGGAAGTGCTGAACGCCGACCAGTGCGTGGCCATCGAACCCGCACTTGCAGACGTTCGTGGCGAGATCGCCGGTGGCATCTTCACCCGCAGCGAAGACAGCGGTGATTGCCGTCAGTTGTGCGAGTCTTTGGTCGCACGCTTGCGCACCCAAGGTGTGGTGTTCCGCTTTGGCGCGAACGTGACGCGACTGATTACCCGTGGTGACCAGATCAGCGCAGTAGAAGTCGATGGCGACTTGCTTGAAGCCGATGCCTTTGTACTCGCGACAGGCGTCGATGCGCCCCGCCTGACCCGCCCGCTGGGTATTCGACCCTTGTTGTACGGGCTGAAAGGCTACAGCCTGACCTACCCGCTGGTGCCGGTCAGCAACGCCCCGACAGTCAGCGTGACAGACCTGCAGAACAAGGTGGTCTACGCCCGCATTGGCGACCGCCTGCGGGTGGCTGGCATTGTGGACATGGGTGACGACAACACCATCATTCGTCCTGAACGCATTGCCACGCTTGCCCGCCAGACCGAGGCACTGTTCCCGCGTCTGTCGGCATCTGGCGCACCGACCACCTGGGCTGGCCTGCGACCCGCGACACCCGAAGGCGTGCCACTGATCGGACCTACCCGCGTGCGCAACCTGTGGATGAATATCGGTCATGGCGCACTCGGGTTCACCTTGGCGACCGGCAGTGCACATCTGCTGGCCGGCATGATTGCCGGACGCGCAGACGAACGTGCGAAGTTGTTCAAACCCACATATTGA
- a CDS encoding LysR substrate-binding domain-containing protein: MRLRQIEVFRAVMLMKTVSEAARYLHVSQPVVTRVLQHAEQELGFALFERGRGRMMPTPEALVLFEEANRVYGGIERLRKVAGHLRHHGAGVLRVAATPSLAQSVLTGAVQRFGQRHPDAGCRILSHHSHDILQGLLAHDFDLGFAINPPEHEAIRAEVVGHGRMVLAVPAGIAPPAGRPLHLDDFLGLPFIALDDESPLGMLVQQRLRDAGVDAVSRLEVQTYSLARALVESGAGVAIVDQNTAVSGAFDALTLYAIEPPLRFDVVMLRAAHRPSSVLSDSLGECLRDAQAKLDARLPQVIDSTPVAWEAAPRAASGLTQDE, translated from the coding sequence ATGCGGCTGCGCCAGATAGAAGTCTTTCGTGCCGTGATGCTGATGAAAACCGTCAGCGAAGCGGCGCGTTACCTGCATGTCTCACAGCCGGTCGTCACCCGTGTGCTGCAGCATGCCGAACAGGAACTTGGCTTTGCCTTGTTTGAACGCGGCCGTGGTCGCATGATGCCCACGCCCGAAGCGCTGGTGTTGTTCGAGGAAGCCAATCGTGTCTACGGTGGCATTGAACGCCTTCGAAAAGTGGCTGGTCACTTGCGTCATCATGGCGCGGGTGTGCTTCGCGTGGCGGCCACGCCCAGCCTGGCGCAAAGCGTGTTGACCGGCGCGGTGCAACGCTTCGGACAGCGTCATCCCGACGCCGGCTGCCGCATTCTCAGCCACCACTCGCACGACATTCTGCAAGGCCTGCTGGCCCACGATTTCGATCTGGGATTCGCAATAAACCCGCCCGAACACGAGGCCATCCGTGCGGAAGTCGTGGGACACGGCCGCATGGTGCTGGCCGTGCCGGCCGGCATTGCGCCACCCGCTGGCAGGCCGCTGCATCTGGACGATTTCCTGGGCTTGCCCTTCATCGCGCTGGACGACGAAAGCCCCTTGGGCATGCTGGTGCAACAGCGGCTGCGCGATGCCGGGGTAGACGCCGTATCGCGCCTGGAAGTGCAGACCTATTCCCTGGCTCGTGCACTGGTGGAAAGCGGGGCAGGGGTGGCAATCGTCGATCAGAACACGGCGGTCAGCGGGGCCTTCGATGCCTTGACGCTATATGCCATTGAACCACCGCTACGCTTCGATGTGGTGATGCTGCGCGCCGCCCACCGCCCCAGTTCGGTCCTGTCGGACAGCCTGGGCGAATGCCTGCGTGATGCCCAGGCCAAGTTGGATGCCCGCTTGCCACAGGTGATCGATTCGACACCGGTTGCCTGGGAAGCGGCCCCACGCGCCGCATCCGGTCTGACGCAAGACGAATAG
- a CDS encoding HAD-IA family hydrolase, which translates to MSSNTAPDRIDAVIFDCDGTLVDSETLSAKVALDMLAEHGVVLDYEDMLARNRGRQFARIVDELRAAYPHAVADDFIEDFRTRTLHTFRQHLQPIAGAVALVEALHLPMCVASNAPRAKIEACLEITGMLSHFQDRIVSAYEVGAWKPDPALVLAACALFDLPPERCLLVEDSVAGVEAGIAAGVHVLAYRIDTPGTHWPSDRVRLIDDLADVLTRVAA; encoded by the coding sequence ATGAGTTCAAATACTGCCCCTGACCGCATTGACGCGGTGATTTTCGACTGCGACGGCACCTTGGTCGACAGTGAAACCTTGTCTGCCAAGGTAGCCCTGGACATGCTTGCCGAGCATGGTGTGGTGCTCGATTACGAAGACATGCTTGCCCGCAACCGGGGCCGCCAGTTTGCGCGGATCGTGGACGAACTGCGCGCTGCATACCCCCATGCGGTGGCCGATGACTTCATCGAAGATTTCCGCACGCGTACCTTGCATACCTTCCGCCAACACTTGCAACCCATTGCTGGTGCGGTTGCTCTGGTGGAAGCATTGCACTTGCCGATGTGTGTGGCCTCCAACGCCCCACGCGCCAAGATCGAAGCCTGCCTGGAAATCACCGGCATGCTGTCGCATTTCCAAGACCGGATTGTCAGCGCCTATGAAGTCGGTGCCTGGAAACCTGACCCGGCCCTGGTGCTGGCAGCCTGCGCCTTGTTCGATCTGCCGCCCGAACGCTGCCTGCTGGTCGAGGACAGTGTTGCCGGCGTGGAAGCAGGCATCGCCGCAGGCGTGCACGTGCTGGCTTATCGCATCGATACGCCTGGCACGCATTGGCCAAGCGACCGTGTCAGGCTGATCGATGACCTGGCAGACGTGCTGACACGCGTGGCGGCCTGA
- a CDS encoding sensor histidine kinase: MARVLDRIWVRFGVQMAIVVVATIAILASSVFFFTDSQYREFYDSLPSDVRAELDQLKASDQEDSPRAYEIYGHYWREDLWFGEKWSLVMGLVICIPFGLGAGFWLSRIVTKPLGSIAQAAREVARGNFAVRAHIGQSRGELAELVSDFNQMTDSLQGLERERRSTAAAMSHELRTPLTVLRARLHALCDDVIPATPEEFARLLQQVEHLGRLVDDVHTLSLADAGRLSLHPENLNLTQFTRRVLADYQNRFDESALEAVLITSSNNVVAWADADRLRQILVNLIENALRYATGATRLEVALRADSNWSTLTVSDNGPGLPPDVMAHLFERFHRSDSSRSRGTGGSGLGLTIVKMLSTQQGGDVQVGRSAAGGASITVRLPRTAQAQPTDLSRTN, encoded by the coding sequence ATGGCCCGCGTTCTAGACCGGATCTGGGTACGCTTTGGCGTCCAGATGGCAATTGTGGTGGTCGCCACCATCGCCATCCTGGCATCCAGTGTCTTTTTCTTCACCGATTCGCAATACCGCGAGTTCTACGACAGCCTGCCCAGCGACGTGCGCGCGGAACTCGACCAGTTGAAGGCCAGCGACCAGGAAGACAGCCCGCGCGCCTACGAAATCTACGGCCACTACTGGCGCGAAGACCTGTGGTTCGGCGAAAAGTGGTCACTGGTCATGGGCCTGGTGATCTGCATTCCCTTCGGGCTGGGCGCAGGCTTCTGGCTGTCGCGCATCGTCACCAAACCTTTGGGGTCGATTGCGCAGGCGGCACGCGAAGTGGCGCGCGGAAACTTTGCGGTTCGCGCCCACATCGGGCAGTCGCGCGGCGAGCTGGCAGAGCTGGTATCCGACTTCAACCAGATGACCGATTCGCTGCAAGGGCTGGAACGTGAGCGACGAAGCACCGCCGCAGCCATGTCTCACGAATTGCGTACGCCACTGACGGTACTGCGCGCGCGGCTGCATGCGCTTTGCGATGATGTGATTCCCGCCACGCCGGAAGAATTTGCCCGGCTGCTGCAACAGGTGGAACACCTGGGACGCCTGGTCGATGACGTGCACACCTTGTCGCTGGCAGATGCCGGACGCCTGTCGCTGCACCCTGAAAATCTGAACCTGACCCAGTTCACCCGCCGTGTACTGGCCGACTACCAGAACCGTTTTGACGAGTCTGCGCTGGAAGCGGTGTTGATTACCTCGTCAAACAATGTGGTGGCGTGGGCAGATGCCGACCGGCTGCGGCAGATTCTGGTCAACCTGATCGAAAACGCACTGCGTTACGCAACCGGTGCTACCCGCCTGGAAGTTGCACTGCGTGCCGACAGCAACTGGTCCACACTGACCGTCAGCGACAACGGCCCGGGCTTGCCGCCCGATGTGATGGCGCATCTGTTCGAGCGCTTCCATCGATCTGATTCTTCACGATCGCGTGGTACCGGTGGTTCAGGGCTTGGGTTGACCATCGTAAAAATGCTCAGCACCCAACAAGGCGGTGATGTGCAGGTGGGCCGATCGGCAGCCGGTGGAGCCAGCATTACCGTGCGGCTGCCGCGCACGGCGCAGGCTCAGCCAACGGACCTGTCGCGGACAAACTGA